A DNA window from Vigna angularis cultivar LongXiaoDou No.4 chromosome 1, ASM1680809v1, whole genome shotgun sequence contains the following coding sequences:
- the LOC108340869 gene encoding putative pectinesterase 63, translating into MGHVESGGSFFAAVTLALHLVTATILFLPPSSLNSAVRIVRVRRDGTGDFRTVTEAVNSIPSGNKRRVVVWIGIGEYREKITVDRSKPFVTFYGERNDSDTHTMPIITYHATALRYGTVDSATVAVDSDYFVAVNVAFVNSSPRPDEKSVGAQAVAMRISGDKAAFYNCKFTSFQDTLCDDKGRHFFKDCYIQGSYDFIFGNGKSIYLRSTIESVAKGLSVITAQGRESVAEDTGFSFLHCNITGSGNRNTYLGRAWKKSPRVVFAYTYMGSLISARGWFTNQLPQRKSNQTIYYGEYRCMGAGAFSSGRVKFRKILSYEEAKPFMSMAYIHGGKWVVPPPKL; encoded by the exons ATGGGTCACGTTGAAAGTGGCGGTTCATTTTTTGCTGCAGTTACACTCGCACTCCACCTCGTAACAGCAACCATCCTTTTCCTTCCCCCATCTTCTTTAAACAGCGCTGTTAGAATCGTTAGGGTTCGTAGGGACGGCACGGGGGATTTCAGGACGGTGACGGAGGCCGTCAACAGCATTCCTTCAGGGAACAAGCGGCGAGTGGTGGTGTGGATCGGAATTGGCGAGTACCGCGAGAAGATAACAGTCGATAGGTCCAAACCTTTCGTCACGTTTTATGGAGAGAGAAATGACAGCGACACCCACACCATGCCCATCATAACGTACCACGCCACCGCGTTAAGGTATGGGACAGTCGACAGCGCCACCGTCGCTGTCGACTCCGACTACTTCGTCGCTGTCAATGTCGCTTTTGTG AACTCGTCTCCAAGGCCAGATGAAAAGAGTGTTGGAGCACAGGCAGTAGCCATGAGGATATCAGGGGACAAGGCTGCGTTCTACAACTGCAAGTTCACGAGCTTTCAGGACACTTTATGTGATGATAAAGGCAGACATTTTTTCAAGGACTGCTACATCCAAGGCTCCTACGATTTCATCTTTGGAAATGGAAAATCCATCTACTTG AGAAGTACCATAGAATCGGTTGCAAAGGGTTTGAGTGTTATAACAGCACAAGGGAGGGAAAGCGTTGCAGAAGATACTGGATTCAGTTTCCTTCACTGCAACATTACGGGGAGTGGTAACAGGAACACTTACCTCGGACGTGCGTGGAAGAAGAGCCCTAGAGTGGTATTTGCTTACACTTACATGGGCTCCCTCATCAGTGCCCGGGGATGGTTCACCAATCAACTTCCTCAACGCAAGTCCAACCA GACAATCTACTATGGAGAATATAGGTGCATGGGAGCAGGAGCTTTTTCCTCTGGGCGTGTAAAATTTCGGAAGATACTGTCGTATGAAGAAGCAAAGCCCTTCATGAGCATGGCCTATATTCATGGAGGAAAGTGGGTTGTCCCACCTCCAAAGCTGTGA